A region from the Candidatus Thiothrix putei genome encodes:
- a CDS encoding helix-turn-helix domain-containing protein → MDKRYHPLSPSEQLQQRIALLESIRQQPGMSLDQVVRQLRTGLRLTVPEYARLAGVAPRTIHAVEAGNANPSLNTANQLLQPFGLKLGVVTL, encoded by the coding sequence ATGGACAAACGTTACCACCCGCTTTCACCCAGCGAACAGTTGCAACAACGGATTGCCTTGCTGGAAAGCATCCGGCAACAGCCGGGAATGTCACTGGATCAGGTTGTGCGCCAACTGCGCACCGGTTTGCGCCTGACCGTGCCAGAATACGCACGCTTGGCAGGGGTTGCGCCGCGCACCATCCATGCCGTTGAAGCGGGCAACGCCAACCCTTCGCTCAATACCGCCAACCAGTTGTTACAGCCGTTCGGACTAAAGCTGGGCGTAGTAACGCTGTAG
- a CDS encoding HipA domain-containing protein, with translation MKTDCTFELFLNGAWRSVGSMALLEAADKGWQGAAYLGYAVDHAIQYAGQRDATALSWTFPVNLTPLHSPHWPGFIMDLLPQGYGRQELLRQLALPERAETSADWALLLAGTGNPAGNCRVREAYDWLQSRNTAPPQGFSLQEVAQRGEQFAEHLANHGLFVAGSSGVQGEWPKLLLTENHAGQFFLDHTLPDAEAKQHWLVKFARGQDPHLNTILHLEAVWMELARFLGLRVHGALLLQERALFIPRFDRQRTPQGWQRHAQESLYALCQCSGFGARLSHNAACVALAAAATDPVSEIAEYLKRDIANVVLGNKDNHGRNTAIQRREDGWVGLTPLFDFAPMVLHPDGLARNMRWEADDYGSPDWRSAIRQAAAAAHLPEETLQQAVAVMIPPLTTLPDFMHHLGIAPATVERFTSACLNAAKQLEDCC, from the coding sequence ATGAAAACAGATTGCACATTTGAGCTTTTCCTCAACGGCGCATGGCGCAGCGTTGGCAGCATGGCCTTGCTGGAAGCGGCGGACAAAGGCTGGCAAGGCGCTGCTTACCTCGGTTATGCCGTTGACCATGCCATCCAGTACGCCGGACAACGTGATGCCACCGCCCTCTCATGGACATTTCCGGTCAACCTGACGCCCCTGCACAGCCCCCATTGGCCCGGTTTCATCATGGACTTGTTGCCCCAAGGCTACGGGCGGCAGGAATTGCTGCGTCAACTGGCCTTGCCCGAACGCGCCGAAACCAGTGCAGACTGGGCGTTATTACTCGCAGGCACTGGCAATCCGGCGGGCAATTGCCGGGTACGTGAAGCATACGACTGGCTACAATCCCGCAACACCGCCCCGCCACAAGGTTTCAGCCTGCAAGAAGTGGCGCAGCGCGGGGAACAGTTCGCCGAACATTTGGCCAACCATGGCCTGTTTGTGGCAGGTTCATCCGGCGTGCAAGGCGAATGGCCCAAACTGTTACTGACAGAAAACCACGCCGGGCAGTTTTTTCTTGATCACACCCTCCCTGATGCAGAAGCCAAGCAACACTGGCTGGTCAAGTTCGCACGCGGGCAAGACCCGCACCTGAACACGATCCTGCATCTCGAAGCGGTGTGGATGGAACTGGCGCGTTTTCTGGGGCTGCGCGTGCATGGCGCATTATTATTGCAGGAACGCGCCCTGTTCATCCCCCGTTTTGACCGGCAACGGACACCGCAAGGCTGGCAACGTCATGCCCAGGAAAGCCTGTACGCGCTCTGCCAGTGCAGCGGCTTTGGCGCACGCCTGAGCCATAACGCCGCCTGCGTCGCATTGGCTGCCGCCGCCACCGACCCCGTTAGCGAAATTGCCGAATACCTGAAACGTGACATCGCCAATGTAGTGTTGGGCAACAAGGACAACCACGGGCGCAATACCGCCATCCAGCGCCGGGAGGATGGCTGGGTGGGGCTAACGCCGCTGTTTGATTTCGCCCCGATGGTGCTGCACCCGGATGGGCTTGCCCGCAATATGCGCTGGGAAGCGGATGACTACGGCTCACCCGACTGGCGTTCTGCCATCCGTCAGGCTGCCGCAGCGGCACACTTGCCGGAGGAAACGTTACAGCAAGCTGTCGCGGTCATGATACCGCCACTGACCACGTTACCGGATTTCATGCATCATTTGGGTATTGCACCAGCAACGGTGGAACGGTTTACCTCGGCCTGCCTGAACGCAGCCAAACAACTGGAGGATTGCTGCTAA
- the speA gene encoding biosynthetic arginine decarboxylase, giving the protein MYTHNTWNIEAARRLYSIQHWGDGYFDINAAGNVAMCVPGNPAQQVDLHALAMRVHNEDGMRFPLLVRFVNVLHDRVQRLQGAFNQAIADCGQSSQYTAIYPIKVNQQRSVVQEILKGGGTQVGLEAGSKPELMAVLGSAPTGSTIICNGYKDREYLRLALIGRQMGHRIFIVVEKPSELAETLEEAAKLGIEPLLGIRTRLYTLGKGKWQNTGGEKSKFGLSAAQALYMIEQLQAAGKLDCLQLLHFHMGSQIANIQDIQRGMREASRYFAELHRLGANIRVVDVGGGLGVDYDGSRSRNECSINYSLQEYANTVVRSVQDVCEEYELPFPDFISESGRGLSAHHAVLITNVIDTDPEQPEVQPMLSEPDDDDPMILHNLFRLYHNRKRLPPSEIYHDAAYWLDEAHGMYAHGSIDLNQRARAEEFHRAICRKLLSQPELFEALEPEIQTSLQEKLADKYFCNFSLFQSMPDAWAIEQIFPIMPLHRLQENPDRRVTLQDLTCDSDGTVSHYVESGRLASTLALHSLQKDQPYLLGIFMVGAYQEILGDLHNLFGDTDSINVELLPDGSYKLSEPERGDTIDELLRYVHFEPKDLLAQCRRKLAAAVDDSERQKMLLREIEAGLIGYTYLED; this is encoded by the coding sequence ATGTACACCCACAACACTTGGAACATTGAAGCCGCCCGTCGCCTATACAGCATCCAGCATTGGGGTGATGGCTATTTCGATATTAACGCAGCGGGCAATGTCGCTATGTGCGTCCCCGGCAACCCGGCGCAACAAGTCGATTTACACGCCCTCGCCATGCGCGTTCATAACGAAGATGGAATGCGCTTTCCGCTGTTAGTACGCTTCGTCAATGTGCTGCACGACCGGGTGCAACGCTTGCAGGGGGCATTCAACCAAGCGATTGCCGATTGCGGGCAAAGCAGCCAATACACCGCGATTTACCCCATCAAGGTGAACCAGCAACGCAGCGTCGTTCAAGAAATCCTCAAAGGCGGCGGCACACAAGTCGGTTTGGAAGCAGGCAGCAAACCCGAACTCATGGCGGTACTCGGTTCAGCCCCCACCGGCAGCACCATTATCTGCAATGGCTACAAAGACCGCGAATACTTACGCCTTGCCTTGATCGGGCGGCAAATGGGGCATCGCATTTTCATCGTGGTGGAAAAACCCTCAGAACTCGCCGAAACGCTGGAAGAAGCTGCCAAACTGGGCATTGAGCCATTACTCGGCATTCGCACCCGTTTGTACACCCTCGGCAAAGGCAAATGGCAAAACACCGGCGGTGAGAAATCCAAATTCGGACTCTCTGCCGCACAAGCCTTGTATATGATTGAGCAGTTGCAAGCCGCCGGGAAACTCGATTGCCTGCAATTGCTGCACTTTCACATGGGGTCGCAGATTGCCAATATTCAGGATATTCAACGCGGAATGCGCGAAGCCAGCCGTTATTTCGCGGAATTGCATCGCTTGGGCGCCAACATTCGCGTGGTCGATGTCGGCGGCGGGTTGGGCGTGGATTACGATGGCTCCCGTTCGCGCAATGAATGCTCAATCAACTACAGCTTGCAGGAATACGCCAATACCGTCGTGCGCAGCGTGCAGGACGTGTGCGAAGAATACGAACTGCCGTTTCCCGATTTCATCTCCGAATCCGGGCGCGGTTTGAGCGCCCATCACGCGGTCTTAATCACTAACGTCATCGACACTGACCCCGAACAGCCCGAAGTGCAGCCGATGCTGAGTGAGCCGGACGATGATGACCCGATGATCTTGCACAATCTGTTCCGCCTGTATCACAACCGTAAGCGCTTACCGCCTTCAGAAATCTACCACGACGCGGCGTATTGGTTGGACGAGGCGCACGGCATGTACGCGCACGGTTCGATCGACCTCAACCAGCGGGCTAGGGCGGAAGAATTCCATCGTGCGATTTGCCGCAAATTGCTCAGCCAGCCGGAACTGTTTGAAGCCTTAGAGCCGGAAATTCAAACCAGCTTGCAGGAAAAGTTAGCGGATAAGTATTTCTGCAATTTCTCGCTGTTCCAGTCGATGCCGGATGCCTGGGCGATTGAGCAGATTTTCCCGATTATGCCGCTGCACCGCTTGCAGGAAAACCCAGATCGGCGTGTCACCTTGCAAGATTTGACCTGTGATTCGGACGGTACGGTGTCGCATTACGTCGAAAGCGGGCGGCTGGCAAGTACGCTGGCGCTGCATTCGCTGCAAAAAGATCAGCCGTATTTGCTGGGGATTTTTATGGTGGGCGCGTATCAGGAAATCCTCGGTGATTTGCATAACCTGTTTGGCGACACCGATTCCATCAATGTGGAATTGTTGCCGGATGGCAGTTATAAGTTATCCGAGCCGGAACGCGGTGACACCATTGATGAGCTGTTGCGCTATGTGCATTTCGAGCCGAAAGATTTGCTGGCGCAATGCCGCCGTAAACTGGCCGCTGCCGTGGACGATTCTGAGCGCCAAAAAATGCTATTGCGTGAAATAGAAGCGGGTTTAATCGGTTATACTTACCTCGAAGATTAA
- a CDS encoding YcgL domain-containing protein, with protein MQCYVYRSRRKQGSFLFLPEKDNFARVPEVLLKIFGVPEFSFEFFLDDERQLQFKVAASEVRRVMQENGFFLQLPPNEELPC; from the coding sequence ATGCAATGCTACGTTTACCGCAGTCGGCGCAAACAAGGGTCTTTCCTGTTCCTGCCGGAAAAGGATAATTTTGCGCGAGTCCCTGAGGTTTTATTGAAGATTTTTGGTGTGCCTGAGTTTTCGTTTGAGTTTTTTCTGGACGATGAACGCCAGTTGCAATTCAAGGTTGCAGCCAGCGAAGTACGGCGGGTGATGCAGGAGAATGGCTTTTTCTTGCAACTTCCTCCCAATGAAGAACTGCCTTGCTGA
- a CDS encoding glutamate--cysteine ligase: MGQEIAHDHFSPEDWREYARRLDVETRLLREQLTAGRFSKQPSMGGFELEGWLTDVHLRPLSCNTVFLHALNSSLATTELAKFNIELNTPPRPLTALALSEFETSLRELLERANTAAQTLDANLVLIGILPSAAQSDFGLATMTDSNRYHVLNAEILKARQGRPLRMAIDGRESLHIHHDSVMLEAVTTSFQVHWQVSADVAHHFYNAALITSAPIMAVAGNSPFLFGRALWQETRIPVFEQAVDAGRESPARVSFGSGFADSSIAECFEENRDIYPVLLPELLDEPAERFAHLRLHNGVVWRWNRPLVGFDPDGTPHIRLEHRILPAGPSVPDMLANAALFYGLTQYIAAQLCAGEPLPMAFATARENFYNAARVGLDATLRWQRQEWQVPPLMLDELLPQAAEGLAQLGIAEVDIRHYLSVIAARIETGQTGAVWQQRHLARTQGSFYRLLLDYVRLQRTHTPVHTWAMD; the protein is encoded by the coding sequence ATGGGGCAGGAAATTGCACATGACCATTTTAGTCCTGAAGACTGGCGAGAATACGCGCGGCGTTTGGATGTTGAAACCCGCTTGCTGCGCGAGCAGCTAACGGCAGGGAGGTTTTCCAAGCAACCCTCCATGGGTGGCTTTGAGTTGGAAGGCTGGCTCACGGATGTACACTTACGCCCCTTGTCCTGCAATACCGTTTTTTTACACGCCTTAAACAGCTCGTTGGCGACCACGGAACTGGCAAAATTTAATATTGAGCTGAATACACCCCCGCGTCCGCTGACGGCGTTGGCGCTGTCTGAATTTGAAACTTCCCTGCGCGAATTGCTGGAACGTGCCAATACGGCAGCGCAAACCCTCGATGCAAACTTAGTGCTGATCGGCATTTTACCCAGTGCCGCGCAAAGTGATTTTGGTTTGGCAACCATGACCGATTCCAACCGCTACCATGTGTTGAATGCTGAAATCCTCAAAGCGCGGCAGGGGCGACCGTTACGCATGGCAATTGACGGGCGCGAATCGCTGCATATTCACCACGATAGCGTGATGCTGGAGGCGGTGACGACTTCGTTTCAGGTGCATTGGCAAGTGTCGGCAGACGTTGCCCATCATTTCTATAACGCGGCGCTGATTACCTCGGCACCGATTATGGCGGTGGCGGGGAATTCGCCGTTTCTGTTCGGGCGTGCCTTGTGGCAGGAAACGCGGATTCCGGTGTTTGAGCAAGCGGTGGATGCCGGGCGTGAGAGTCCGGCACGGGTGAGTTTCGGTTCGGGGTTTGCAGACAGCAGTATTGCGGAATGTTTTGAGGAAAACCGCGACATTTACCCCGTGTTATTGCCGGAGTTGTTGGATGAACCCGCCGAACGCTTTGCCCACTTACGCTTGCATAATGGGGTGGTCTGGCGCTGGAATCGCCCGCTGGTGGGGTTTGATCCTGACGGTACGCCGCATATTCGTCTCGAACACCGCATTTTGCCCGCAGGCCCTAGCGTGCCGGATATGCTGGCGAATGCGGCGTTATTTTACGGGTTGACCCAGTATATCGCGGCGCAATTGTGTGCTGGCGAACCTTTGCCAATGGCATTTGCCACTGCGCGTGAAAATTTCTATAACGCGGCACGGGTGGGCTTGGATGCCACATTGCGTTGGCAGCGTCAGGAATGGCAGGTTCCGCCATTGATGTTGGATGAGCTGTTGCCGCAAGCAGCAGAAGGTTTGGCACAATTGGGAATTGCGGAGGTGGATATTCGCCATTATCTGAGTGTTATTGCAGCACGGATTGAAACTGGGCAAACCGGGGCAGTGTGGCAACAGCGTCATCTGGCGCGGACTCAGGGCAGTTTTTACCGGCTATTGCTGGATTATGTGCGCTTGCAGCGTACTCACACACCTGTTCACACTTGGGCTATGGATTGA
- a CDS encoding M14 family metallopeptidase has translation MLTLTELDTLPAGFFALRSPRDLHTLMPNPTLLHLQGKREPRVFISVLLHGNEDTGFFAIQQLLQKYQTQALPRSLSVFFGNIEAATFGKRRLQGQPDYNRVWPGSALGDCDETRLMVQVTDIMLGKGLFASIDVHNNTGKNPHYGCVNVLDNRALQLARLFANIAVYFETPRGVQSMAFAPHCPAVTVECGKPGVAHGVEHVLEFLDAVLHLQELPDHPLPPHDMQIYQTVARVTLPEQYSFSFIDPMVDIQLLPALDHYNFSELPAGTAFATTAHPHARLHAWDDEGVEVGEHFFTRQQGRIQLKQPLMPAMLTLDETVIRQDCLCYLMKRLG, from the coding sequence ATGCTGACATTGACTGAATTGGATACCTTACCAGCGGGCTTTTTTGCGTTGCGCAGTCCGCGTGACTTGCACACTTTGATGCCGAACCCAACGCTGCTGCATTTGCAGGGCAAGCGTGAGCCGCGTGTGTTTATTTCGGTGCTATTGCACGGCAATGAAGACACAGGTTTTTTCGCCATTCAGCAACTGTTACAGAAGTACCAGACGCAAGCGTTACCGCGTTCACTTTCGGTATTTTTCGGCAATATCGAAGCGGCGACGTTCGGGAAACGCCGTTTGCAAGGTCAGCCCGATTATAACCGGGTGTGGCCGGGCAGCGCGTTAGGGGATTGCGATGAAACCCGCTTAATGGTGCAAGTGACCGACATTATGCTGGGCAAAGGTTTGTTTGCCAGCATCGACGTTCACAATAATACCGGTAAAAATCCGCATTACGGCTGCGTCAATGTGCTGGATAATCGTGCGCTGCAATTGGCGCGGTTGTTCGCCAATATTGCGGTGTATTTTGAAACGCCGCGTGGGGTGCAGTCGATGGCGTTTGCGCCGCATTGCCCGGCAGTGACGGTGGAGTGTGGCAAACCCGGTGTGGCGCACGGGGTTGAGCATGTGCTGGAATTTTTGGATGCGGTATTGCATTTGCAGGAATTGCCCGATCACCCGCTACCGCCGCACGACATGCAGATTTACCAAACGGTGGCACGGGTGACATTGCCGGAACAATACAGTTTCAGTTTTATTGATCCGATGGTGGATATTCAACTGTTACCGGCACTCGACCATTACAATTTCTCGGAATTACCAGCGGGGACGGCGTTTGCTACCACTGCCCATCCGCACGCTCGCTTACACGCTTGGGATGATGAAGGTGTCGAAGTCGGGGAGCATTTCTTCACCCGTCAGCAAGGGCGCATCCAACTCAAGCAGCCGCTAATGCCTGCGATGCTGACGCTGGATGAAACTGTTATCCGGCAAGATTGCCTGTGCTATTTGATGAAACGTTTAGGTTGA
- the purU gene encoding formyltetrahydrofolate deformylase → MKNTSYQHKVIMHANAYILTVTCPAKTGIVAAVTSFLAESQCYITEMAQYDDEMTQKFFCRIMFRRDSQLSPTIETLRQQFAVIAGNFAMQWGITNATRATRVVLMVSKADHCLVDLLYRKNKGDLNMNVVCVVSNHMELRSLVEREGIRFVCLPVDKTNKAEQEARMLEIVADTQAELVVLARYMQILSDDACRKLAGMCINIHHSFLPGFKGARPYHQAYDRGVKLIGATAHYVTSDLDEGPIIEQSVERVDHTYQPEALAALGRDLENSALAKAVRLHIERRVFMDGNKTVVFK, encoded by the coding sequence GTGAAAAACACTAGCTACCAGCACAAGGTCATCATGCACGCAAATGCCTACATCCTCACCGTCACCTGCCCCGCCAAAACGGGTATTGTCGCTGCTGTCACCAGCTTTTTAGCAGAATCCCAATGCTACATTACCGAAATGGCGCAATACGATGACGAGATGACCCAGAAATTTTTCTGCCGGATTATGTTCCGCCGCGATAGCCAGTTATCCCCCACGATTGAAACACTGCGCCAACAATTTGCGGTGATTGCCGGAAATTTTGCGATGCAGTGGGGCATCACCAATGCCACCCGCGCCACCCGCGTGGTGCTAATGGTCTCCAAGGCGGATCATTGTTTGGTGGATTTGCTGTACCGCAAGAACAAAGGCGATTTGAATATGAACGTCGTCTGCGTGGTTTCCAATCACATGGAGTTACGTTCGTTGGTGGAACGTGAAGGCATCCGCTTTGTATGCTTACCCGTCGACAAAACCAATAAAGCCGAACAAGAAGCGCGAATGTTGGAAATTGTCGCTGACACCCAAGCCGAATTGGTGGTGTTAGCGCGTTACATGCAAATTCTTTCCGACGACGCCTGCCGGAAATTGGCGGGCATGTGCATCAATATCCACCACTCATTCCTGCCCGGATTCAAAGGCGCACGCCCTTACCACCAAGCCTACGACCGTGGGGTGAAACTGATTGGGGCTACCGCGCATTACGTCACTTCAGATCTGGATGAAGGCCCGATTATTGAGCAATCGGTAGAGCGCGTTGACCACACCTACCAACCCGAAGCCCTCGCTGCCTTGGGGCGTGACCTCGAAAACAGTGCCCTCGCCAAAGCCGTGCGGCTACACATTGAGCGGCGCGTGTTTATGGATGGCAATAAAACCGTGGTATTCAAATAA
- the trmB gene encoding tRNA (guanosine(46)-N7)-methyltransferase TrmB — protein sequence MDTTAAPHRAIKSFVLRQGRVTKAQEEALTNLWPIFGIEPSDTPLDFPTLFGRVAPVTLEIGFGNGDSLAQMAAAAPERDFIGIEVHTPGVGHLLKLIGDQGLQNVRVMNTDAVEILQQRIPVHSLDRVQLFFPDPWHKKKHHKRRIVQAPFVNLIATRLQMGGVFHLATDWQPYAEHMAEVLENNSNWLNLAQNTPYSPRPDSRPLTKFEQRGLRLGHGVWDLLYTTVHPTHL from the coding sequence ATGGATACAACAGCAGCACCGCATCGCGCCATTAAGAGTTTCGTCTTGCGGCAAGGTCGCGTCACCAAGGCGCAGGAAGAAGCATTAACGAATCTATGGCCGATTTTCGGCATCGAACCCAGTGACACGCCGCTCGACTTCCCCACCCTATTCGGGCGCGTTGCCCCGGTAACGCTGGAAATCGGCTTTGGCAATGGTGATTCCCTCGCACAAATGGCAGCCGCCGCGCCGGAACGTGATTTCATCGGCATTGAAGTGCATACCCCCGGTGTGGGGCATTTGCTCAAACTGATCGGCGATCAGGGTTTGCAAAATGTGCGGGTGATGAATACCGATGCGGTCGAAATCCTGCAACAACGCATCCCCGTCCATTCGCTGGATCGGGTGCAACTGTTTTTTCCTGACCCTTGGCACAAGAAAAAGCACCACAAACGCCGCATCGTGCAAGCACCGTTTGTCAACCTGATTGCAACACGCCTACAGATGGGCGGCGTGTTCCATTTAGCGACGGATTGGCAGCCTTACGCCGAACACATGGCGGAAGTGCTGGAAAACAACTCTAATTGGCTAAATTTAGCCCAAAACACCCCTTATTCGCCACGCCCGGATAGCCGCCCACTCACAAAATTTGAGCAACGCGGCTTACGTTTAGGTCATGGCGTGTGGGATTTACTCTACACAACCGTACATCCAACCCATTTATAG
- a CDS encoding thiazole synthase: protein MQYTPTSQDTLTIAGKEYSSRLLVGTGKYKDLAETQAATEASGAQIITVAIRRTNIGQNKDEPNLLDVISLDKYTLLPNTAGCYNVEDAVRTCRLARELLDGHKLVKLEVLGDAKTLYPDTIQTLKAAEILVKDGFDVMVYTSDDPLIARQLEEIGCVAVMPLAAPIGSGLGIRNPYNILEIIENAKVPIIVDAGVGTASDAAIAMEMGCDGVLMNTAIAGAKNPVLMASAMKKAIEAGREAFLAGRMPRKRYASASSPLEGTFF, encoded by the coding sequence ATGCAGTACACACCTACTTCTCAGGACACCCTCACCATTGCAGGCAAGGAATATTCATCCCGCCTGTTGGTTGGCACCGGCAAATACAAAGACTTAGCAGAAACCCAAGCCGCCACCGAAGCCAGCGGTGCGCAAATTATTACCGTCGCGATTCGCCGCACCAACATCGGTCAGAATAAAGACGAACCCAACCTATTGGATGTGATTTCCCTAGATAAATATACCCTACTGCCCAATACCGCAGGCTGTTACAACGTCGAGGATGCCGTGCGCACTTGCCGCTTAGCACGTGAATTACTGGATGGTCACAAGCTGGTCAAACTGGAAGTGCTGGGCGATGCCAAAACCCTTTACCCTGACACGATTCAAACCCTGAAAGCGGCTGAAATTCTGGTAAAAGATGGCTTTGATGTCATGGTATACACCAGCGATGACCCGCTGATTGCGCGTCAATTGGAAGAAATCGGCTGTGTGGCTGTCATGCCGCTGGCAGCACCGATTGGCTCAGGTTTAGGCATTCGCAACCCATATAACATCCTTGAAATCATTGAAAACGCTAAGGTTCCGATTATCGTGGATGCCGGTGTTGGCACGGCTTCAGATGCAGCGATTGCGATGGAAATGGGCTGCGATGGTGTGCTGATGAACACCGCCATTGCAGGCGCGAAAAACCCCGTGCTGATGGCTTCCGCCATGAAAAAAGCCATTGAAGCTGGGCGCGAAGCCTTTCTTGCCGGGCGGATGCCACGTAAACGTTATGCCTCCGCTTCCTCACCGCTGGAAGGCACGTTCTTCTAA
- the thiS gene encoding sulfur carrier protein ThiS gives MEILVNGASHIVPVATTMTQLLNILTLQDKRLAVEINQELLVRSQFDTFVLQPHDTVEIVHAIGGG, from the coding sequence ATGGAAATACTCGTCAATGGCGCTTCACACATAGTGCCGGTAGCTACGACAATGACACAATTGCTTAACATTCTAACGTTGCAAGACAAACGACTAGCGGTCGAAATCAATCAGGAACTGTTGGTACGCAGTCAATTTGACACCTTCGTACTACAACCCCATGATACGGTTGAAATCGTCCACGCCATCGGTGGCGGTTAA
- a CDS encoding transposase translates to MNSTERALIAQRWSLLQIEILPCFNDAFGTLTPKLEKLIHVLELTRIEDFVRSFRDGSGRPATERSWFANAFVAKSVLNIVNTRALIDRLQNDRSLRRICGFPLTKKLPSESTFSRAFAEFAEQRLAERVHETLVKTYLGDALIGHLCRDSTAIEARERPVAEEKPKKKQGQTRIQRQREQSLQQALDEIPVQCNRGTKKNAQGYKHSWNGYKLHIDTADCGVPIAAILSSASFHDSGAAIPLSQISAQRVTSLYDLMDAAYCSADLHEYSRHLGHVPLIDHNPRGGQKEAFEPADAERYKIRSTVERTNARLKDEFGGRNVWVQGAQKVYSHLMFGILVLSADQLMRVLL, encoded by the coding sequence ATGAATTCTACCGAACGCGCCCTGATTGCACAACGCTGGAGTTTGCTGCAAATTGAAATACTGCCTTGCTTCAATGATGCCTTTGGCACATTGACCCCCAAGCTTGAAAAGCTCATTCACGTACTGGAGCTGACGCGCATTGAAGATTTTGTGCGCTCTTTTCGTGATGGGTCTGGACGGCCAGCGACGGAGCGATCTTGGTTTGCCAATGCTTTTGTCGCCAAAAGCGTGCTCAATATTGTCAATACGCGAGCACTCATTGACCGGCTGCAAAACGATCGCTCCCTGCGACGCATCTGCGGGTTTCCCCTGACCAAGAAACTGCCTTCCGAATCCACCTTTTCACGTGCCTTCGCTGAATTTGCTGAACAGCGTTTAGCGGAACGTGTGCATGAAACGTTGGTGAAAACGTATTTGGGCGATGCGCTGATCGGCCACCTGTGTCGGGATTCAACAGCCATTGAGGCACGTGAACGGCCTGTTGCCGAGGAAAAGCCAAAGAAAAAACAAGGGCAAACACGGATTCAGCGCCAACGGGAACAGTCACTTCAGCAAGCACTCGATGAGATACCGGTTCAGTGTAACCGGGGGACGAAGAAGAATGCCCAAGGCTACAAGCACAGTTGGAACGGCTACAAACTGCATATCGATACCGCCGATTGTGGTGTCCCGATAGCAGCCATTCTGTCTTCCGCCTCCTTTCACGACAGCGGGGCAGCCATCCCACTCTCTCAAATCAGTGCCCAACGTGTCACCAGTCTCTACGACCTGATGGATGCGGCCTATTGCAGTGCTGATTTGCACGAATACAGCCGTCATCTGGGGCATGTCCCTCTGATTGATCACAATCCTCGCGGCGGACAGAAAGAAGCGTTTGAACCTGCTGATGCCGAGCGTTACAAAATTCGCAGCACCGTAGAACGAACCAATGCCCGCCTGAAGGATGAATTTGGTGGTCGGAATGTGTGGGTGCAAGGTGCGCAAAAAGTTTACAGCCACTTGATGTTTGGGATTTTGGTGTTGAGTGCTGATCAACTGATGCGTGTCTTGTTATAA